The proteins below come from a single Streptococcus hyointestinalis genomic window:
- the mutY gene encoding A/G-specific adenine glycosylase — MIDFKQYGIDMWDTDKIDSFRKTLLAWYDREKRDLPWRHTKNPYHIWISEIMLQQTQVATVIPYYERFLEWFPTIADLANADEERLLKAWEGLGYYSRVRNMQIAAQQIMTDFDGHFPETYAEIAQLKGIGPYTAGAIASIAFDLVEPAVDGNVMRVMARLFEVNYDIGDPKNRKIFQAICEVLIDPKRPGDFNQALMDLGADIESAKNPRPEESPIRFFSAAYLHNTMDKYPIKEPKKKPKPIQIQAFVITNSKGEFLLEKNDSERLLAGFWSFPLLETQIVAQQLSLFETDSKETPTISQKTVFEKDYRLQPVWSDQTFPLVKHTFSHRRWLVDIIAGTVLDDTLANDKTLAWVKKEDLDNYPLATPQKKLMASYFKANPL; from the coding sequence ATGATTGATTTTAAACAATACGGTATTGATATGTGGGATACCGACAAAATTGACAGTTTTAGGAAAACTCTCCTTGCATGGTATGACAGGGAAAAGCGTGATTTGCCTTGGCGTCATACGAAAAATCCTTATCACATTTGGATTTCTGAGATTATGCTGCAGCAAACACAGGTCGCTACAGTCATTCCTTATTATGAGCGTTTTTTGGAGTGGTTTCCAACTATAGCCGACCTCGCTAACGCAGACGAGGAAAGACTGCTCAAAGCTTGGGAGGGACTAGGCTACTACTCTCGAGTTCGCAATATGCAAATCGCAGCGCAGCAGATTATGACAGATTTTGATGGGCATTTTCCGGAGACTTACGCTGAGATTGCTCAGCTAAAAGGAATTGGTCCTTACACTGCTGGGGCTATTGCTAGTATCGCTTTTGACTTGGTCGAGCCTGCTGTAGATGGCAATGTCATGCGGGTGATGGCACGTTTATTTGAGGTGAATTACGATATTGGTGACCCCAAGAATAGAAAAATCTTTCAAGCTATCTGTGAGGTCTTGATTGACCCCAAAAGACCTGGCGACTTTAATCAAGCACTTATGGACTTGGGTGCTGACATCGAGTCCGCTAAAAATCCACGTCCAGAGGAAAGCCCTATTCGCTTTTTCAGCGCTGCTTATCTCCATAACACCATGGACAAATACCCTATCAAGGAGCCAAAGAAAAAGCCCAAACCAATACAGATTCAAGCTTTTGTTATCACAAATAGCAAGGGAGAGTTCTTGCTTGAAAAAAATGATAGCGAGCGTCTTTTAGCAGGTTTCTGGTCTTTTCCGCTTTTAGAGACGCAAATAGTAGCACAGCAACTTTCCCTGTTTGAGACAGATAGCAAGGAAACTCCTACAATTTCGCAAAAAACGGTCTTTGAAAAGGACTATCGCTTACAGCCTGTCTGGTCAGACCAAACCTTTCCACTTGTCAAACACACCTTTAGCCACAGAAGGTGGCTGGTGGACATCATAGCAGGTACAGTTCTTGATGACACGCTAGCTAATGATAAGACTCTTGCTTGGGTGAAAAAAGAGGACTTAGACAATTATCCCCTTGCAACGCCACAGAAAAAGCTAATGGCAAGCTACTTTAAGGCAAATCCTCTCTAA
- a CDS encoding DDE-type integrase/transposase/recombinase: MTSISQNLRYLPHTLETRYHAVKTYQNGASVAFICRRYKVSKASLMRWNKRFDGTKESLKDRSHRPLTPHPKAHTQQELTWIKNCIKRNPNATLIEIFYKLKTNKGYDRHPCSLFRILRKLDFFKSPKTKNKPYVPKPYDTPTKLGIKWQMDVKYVPTHCYTGKLPDKFYQYTVIDEASRERFIFPFKEQSSYSTVQFLKMAIKHFGYKPKILQTDNGFEFTHFKETKQVHPLDLLCQELGIEHKLIRPRTPRHNGKVERSHRNDNRRFYQHLTFYSYDDLIKQMKTYLYRSNRLPMQTLGWKSPIDIRKALLEASS, encoded by the coding sequence ATGACTAGTATATCACAAAATCTTCGCTATTTACCACATACTCTAGAAACACGTTACCACGCTGTTAAAACCTACCAAAACGGAGCATCTGTCGCCTTCATCTGTCGACGTTACAAAGTTTCAAAAGCCTCTCTCATGCGCTGGAATAAGCGTTTTGATGGCACAAAAGAATCTCTAAAAGACCGTTCTCATCGCCCTCTAACACCACATCCAAAGGCTCATACCCAGCAAGAGCTGACCTGGATTAAAAACTGCATCAAAAGAAATCCAAACGCAACCCTCATCGAAATCTTCTACAAGCTCAAAACCAATAAGGGATATGATAGACACCCTTGCTCACTCTTTCGAATCTTGAGAAAGCTGGACTTCTTCAAATCCCCTAAAACAAAAAACAAACCTTATGTCCCAAAACCATATGACACGCCGACTAAACTCGGTATCAAGTGGCAGATGGATGTCAAATACGTCCCAACTCACTGCTACACAGGAAAACTACCTGACAAGTTCTACCAGTACACCGTTATTGATGAGGCCAGTCGAGAACGCTTTATATTCCCTTTCAAAGAGCAGTCGTCCTACTCAACGGTTCAATTTCTCAAAATGGCTATCAAACACTTTGGATACAAACCCAAAATCCTCCAAACGGATAATGGCTTTGAGTTCACTCATTTCAAAGAGACCAAACAAGTTCACCCACTAGACTTGCTGTGTCAGGAACTTGGCATTGAGCACAAGCTGATTCGTCCTCGAACACCAAGACATAATGGCAAGGTTGAACGCAGTCATCGAAATGACAATCGACGTTTCTACCAGCACTTGACCTTCTATTCCTATGACGATCTCATCAAGCAGATGAAAACCTATCTTTATCGTTCTAATCGACTTCCTATGCAAACTTTAGGATGGAAATCTCCTATCGATATCAGAAAAGCTTTACTAGAAGCTAGCTCCTAG
- a CDS encoding DUF6574 domain-containing protein, producing MNKQDWLEYFEAVNGREATEAEIEQAQLAGEFEAEVVAEPSTVQEIAEESVVETTVVQAPAEKQVAAGNTQNTPQSQTDGASQFKAASSNFWNWLVDAWKNPTKEDDSQYNGLITLGITAALLGITVYTLANKLVNSISSAFGQSSSSNADLSVFLIGFVTFALFLFSLTLSSFISRRFIYQDESYTFMKSFAWFGRATALTAPLSLLIFLLVLMGSFQLAGFLLAVFFLLVGTALTYSLLPVGNKTQFDNYYRFLIAVVLSGVIVGIFFRIEYSILGNYIRQTPLGDLSQFFNPMSF from the coding sequence ATGAACAAGCAAGATTGGTTAGAGTATTTTGAGGCTGTTAATGGTCGTGAGGCTACGGAGGCTGAGATTGAGCAGGCACAATTAGCCGGTGAATTCGAAGCTGAGGTAGTAGCTGAACCGTCAACTGTTCAAGAAATCGCAGAAGAAAGTGTAGTAGAAACTACGGTTGTACAGGCTCCAGCAGAAAAACAGGTAGCCGCAGGAAATACGCAAAATACCCCACAGTCTCAGACTGATGGGGCGAGCCAGTTTAAAGCGGCGTCAAGTAATTTCTGGAACTGGCTAGTAGACGCTTGGAAAAATCCAACAAAAGAAGATGACAGTCAGTACAATGGTCTCATCACTCTAGGTATCACGGCAGCACTGTTAGGCATAACTGTTTATACTTTAGCTAATAAATTGGTCAATTCTATCTCTAGTGCGTTCGGGCAATCAAGTAGTAGCAATGCCGATTTATCTGTTTTTTTGATAGGGTTTGTGACCTTTGCTCTTTTCTTGTTCTCGCTGACCTTATCTTCATTTATCTCACGTCGCTTTATTTACCAAGATGAGTCTTACACTTTTATGAAGAGTTTTGCATGGTTTGGCCGTGCGACTGCTCTTACAGCTCCTTTGTCTCTTTTAATCTTTTTACTAGTATTGATGGGAAGTTTTCAACTGGCAGGGTTTCTTCTAGCTGTGTTCTTTTTACTAGTGGGAACTGCTCTTACTTATAGTTTGCTACCGGTAGGTAATAAAACTCAGTTTGATAATTATTATCGCTTTCTTATCGCAGTTGTTTTAAGTGGCGTTATTGTTGGGATTTTCTTTAGGATTGAGTACTCTATCCTTGGCAATTATATTAGACAAACGCCACTAGGGGATTTATCACAATTCTTTAATCCAATGTCATTCTAA
- a CDS encoding zinc ribbon domain-containing protein translates to MASKERWTELFNQVIGRPPTPDEFMAGKAGGFLPKDIKTIAQAHVKESEKKAEEPTFDIAEESLESSPAEREAAAEIFDVAEEAVFSTNDTSQSENLESSNSQTSQVKKENPAQKEWLIAFEKYVRRKPTSREFQEGKEANFSLASITPFVEKRKEQGSVSQAKPWSKRKKFGIIFSVSFVVVLVFAYMTGTNYYSKESVAKRYNSAVRKSFNEALKYQVWSDNYKDITEKDLKYTDTKKATVAVSAEEALNGAHLEEVGKELLIFPKWRVVVKPASADITSNASGLVISVNGKKIGTTNSKKYQKKLNHLYPGTYQFKASGKVDGQTINLSANKKLTSTEQIDLGVVYKSFEVNSNLKDGDLYAGNNKIASLTDGTYNVKELALSKTTDVYVQKTFADGTTVKSESIEASDIANDGIVTLDSDSVLDRDTANDLISAAYQKLSYYASNEKTPNELDSIFQNGNQNKFYNDVKKTIDHNLHEAKIRNADSISFSDVDVTNVSQTGKDSYTVDFTVVYSFYYSYGNGHTTSGYIKQKMSWSAHVKYVGTSDNDSYSYGGKSYKYRIVEPNGESKTLSTDNSVD, encoded by the coding sequence ATGGCTAGTAAAGAGAGATGGACTGAGCTGTTTAACCAAGTGATTGGACGTCCACCAACTCCAGACGAATTTATGGCAGGAAAAGCAGGCGGTTTTTTACCAAAGGACATAAAGACAATCGCTCAAGCTCACGTAAAAGAAAGTGAGAAAAAAGCAGAAGAACCTACTTTTGATATCGCTGAAGAATCTTTAGAATCAAGTCCAGCAGAAAGAGAAGCAGCTGCTGAGATTTTCGATGTTGCTGAGGAGGCTGTATTTTCAACGAACGATACCTCCCAGTCAGAAAATTTAGAAAGTAGCAACTCTCAAACTTCGCAAGTAAAAAAAGAAAATCCTGCTCAAAAAGAGTGGCTTATCGCTTTTGAAAAGTATGTTAGGCGTAAACCAACTTCAAGAGAGTTTCAGGAAGGAAAAGAGGCTAATTTTAGCTTAGCAAGTATCACGCCTTTTGTTGAGAAAAGGAAAGAACAAGGTTCAGTTTCGCAGGCAAAGCCGTGGTCTAAACGCAAGAAATTTGGTATTATTTTTTCTGTAAGTTTTGTTGTCGTCCTTGTCTTTGCTTATATGACAGGTACCAATTATTATTCTAAAGAGTCTGTTGCAAAGCGCTACAATAGCGCTGTTCGTAAAAGCTTTAATGAAGCTTTGAAATATCAAGTTTGGTCAGATAACTACAAGGATATTACAGAAAAAGACTTAAAATACACTGATACTAAAAAAGCAACCGTAGCAGTTTCTGCAGAGGAAGCACTCAATGGTGCACACTTAGAAGAAGTTGGAAAAGAACTCCTCATTTTTCCAAAGTGGCGTGTTGTGGTTAAACCTGCTAGTGCAGATATCACATCAAATGCTAGTGGTCTCGTTATCAGTGTCAATGGCAAAAAAATAGGAACCACCAATTCAAAAAAATATCAAAAGAAACTCAATCATCTCTATCCAGGGACGTATCAGTTTAAGGCTTCAGGAAAAGTTGATGGTCAAACAATCAACCTATCAGCTAATAAAAAGCTGACAAGCACGGAGCAAATTGATTTAGGTGTCGTCTACAAGAGCTTTGAAGTTAACAGCAATCTTAAAGATGGAGACCTTTATGCAGGGAATAATAAAATTGCTAGTTTAACAGATGGCACCTACAATGTAAAAGAGCTTGCTCTTAGCAAAACGACAGATGTCTATGTTCAAAAGACTTTTGCAGATGGTACAACAGTTAAGAGTGAGAGTATTGAAGCGAGTGATATTGCTAATGATGGGATAGTTACCTTGGATTCTGATAGTGTTTTAGATCGTGATACGGCAAATGATCTCATCTCAGCAGCGTATCAAAAACTTTCATACTATGCAAGTAATGAAAAAACACCAAATGAGCTTGATAGTATCTTCCAAAATGGAAACCAAAATAAGTTCTACAATGATGTTAAAAAGACAATTGACCACAACCTTCATGAGGCAAAAATCAGAAATGCTGATAGTATTAGCTTTTCTGATGTTGACGTCACTAACGTCAGTCAGACCGGAAAAGACAGCTACACAGTTGATTTTACAGTTGTTTATAGTTTCTATTATTCTTATGGAAATGGTCATACAACGTCTGGCTATATCAAGCAAAAAATGTCTTGGTCTGCTCATGTCAAGTATGTTGGCACTAGTGATAATGATAGTTATAGCTATGGTGGTAAGTCCTATAAATATCGTATTGTTGAGCCAAATGGTGAATCTAAAACACTGTCAACAGACAATAGTGTAGATTGA
- a CDS encoding ATP-binding cassette domain-containing protein — MQHQLDFKHICFQYPNSQASLFKELNFSVKTGELVGILGSSGSGKTTLTEILLGRHRPTCRHFQMLEDGSPLSTAVKWSYVPQQNLLREYLRVSEIFNIYADIHLKTAKANEKQQRIFQTLQDLGLSDFKDKKISELSGGQKRRVSIGIEMLSDSRYFILDEPSSGLDALSDRNLLRTLKIMARVNQKAIVVITHNTENLAILDKLIFLSKGKPTFVGSFEELLMEFKTTDRFTVKKYLDLSIADLYQELNASGRIYDI, encoded by the coding sequence ATGCAACATCAATTAGACTTTAAGCATATTTGTTTTCAGTATCCAAATAGCCAAGCTTCTTTATTTAAAGAGCTGAATTTTTCTGTAAAAACAGGAGAGTTGGTTGGTATTTTAGGGTCTTCAGGTAGTGGAAAAACAACACTTACGGAAATATTATTAGGACGTCATCGTCCTACGTGTCGTCATTTTCAAATGTTAGAAGATGGCTCTCCTTTATCGACAGCTGTTAAGTGGAGCTACGTTCCCCAGCAAAATTTACTAAGAGAATACTTACGTGTTAGTGAGATTTTTAACATTTATGCTGATATTCACTTAAAAACTGCAAAAGCAAATGAAAAACAGCAACGCATTTTCCAAACTCTTCAAGATTTGGGATTATCTGATTTTAAGGATAAGAAAATCTCTGAGCTTAGTGGAGGGCAAAAGCGTCGTGTGAGTATTGGTATAGAGATGCTCAGCGATTCACGTTACTTTATCCTTGATGAACCTTCTAGCGGGCTTGATGCTCTTAGTGATCGTAATCTGCTTCGGACACTCAAGATTATGGCTAGAGTCAATCAAAAAGCTATTGTTGTCATTACGCACAATACTGAAAACCTTGCAATTTTGGATAAACTGATTTTCTTGTCAAAAGGAAAACCGACTTTTGTTGGTAGTTTTGAAGAGTTATTGATGGAATTCAAAACAACAGACAGGTTTACAGTAAAAAAATATTTGGATTTGAGTATTGCAGATCTCTATCAAGAGTTGAATGCATCAGGGAGGATTTATGATATTTAG
- a CDS encoding PLP-dependent aminotransferase family protein, translating to MTKVEAIKSYIIAEIKKGHLKAGDKLPSIRKLANDFSCNKDTVQKALLDLRYEHYIHAIEKSGYYVFENPHQEVEALDLPDSEIANLAYEDFRLCLNETLIGRESYLFNYFHKQEGLPELIDAAHQLLLEGDVYSKREQLVITAGTQQALYILTQLDFPNGKTDILLEQPTYDRMVDLVGQLSLPYQTISRKIDGIDFDELEAMFQKSSIKFFYLMPRLHNPLGTSYTPEEMERLVFLAEKYDVYLVEDDYMSDFAEKAPLHYYDTFERVIYLKSFSSTIFPALRLAVVCLPTCLKQAFIDYKKLMDYDTHLILQKALALYINNGMYAKNTHYLKERYHKQVEEGEALAAHKFTLPPHSIRYHHVLLDVSAFKKNKLTKLLRLSEPLSDFYVNPKAQRVVQVSSADRLEQMLDLIREDLP from the coding sequence ATGACAAAAGTTGAGGCGATAAAGTCCTATATCATCGCAGAAATCAAAAAAGGACACTTAAAAGCAGGTGACAAACTGCCCTCTATACGAAAGCTGGCTAACGATTTTTCCTGCAACAAAGACACCGTGCAAAAGGCGCTTTTAGATTTGCGCTATGAGCACTACATCCATGCGATTGAAAAGTCTGGCTATTATGTTTTTGAAAATCCTCATCAAGAGGTGGAGGCGCTAGACTTACCTGATTCTGAAATTGCCAATCTAGCTTACGAGGATTTTAGGCTCTGTCTCAATGAAACCTTGATTGGGCGTGAGAGCTATTTGTTTAACTATTTTCATAAGCAAGAAGGCTTGCCCGAGTTGATAGATGCAGCACATCAATTGCTCCTTGAGGGGGATGTCTATAGTAAGCGTGAGCAGCTTGTCATCACAGCTGGGACGCAACAAGCACTCTATATTCTAACGCAGCTAGATTTTCCAAATGGGAAAACAGATATTTTACTAGAGCAGCCGACTTATGACAGGATGGTTGACTTGGTTGGTCAGCTGTCGCTGCCTTACCAGACCATCTCAAGAAAGATAGATGGTATAGACTTTGACGAGCTGGAAGCGATGTTTCAAAAAAGCTCTATTAAGTTTTTTTACCTCATGCCAAGACTTCACAATCCCTTGGGTACTTCTTATACACCAGAGGAGATGGAGCGTTTGGTATTTTTAGCAGAAAAGTACGATGTCTACTTAGTTGAGGATGATTATATGTCTGATTTTGCTGAAAAAGCACCGCTACATTACTACGATACCTTTGAGCGTGTTATCTATCTCAAGTCATTTTCGAGTACCATCTTTCCAGCGCTTCGTTTGGCGGTTGTTTGTCTCCCCACATGTCTCAAGCAGGCTTTTATTGATTATAAGAAACTCATGGATTATGATACTCACTTGATTTTACAAAAAGCTTTGGCGCTTTACATCAATAATGGCATGTATGCTAAAAACACCCACTATCTAAAAGAGCGCTATCACAAGCAAGTTGAGGAGGGTGAAGCCCTTGCTGCACATAAGTTTACGCTTCCACCGCATAGTATCCGCTATCATCATGTCTTACTGGATGTATCGGCTTTTAAGAAAAATAAGCTGACCAAGCTTCTTCGTCTGTCAGAGCCCTTGTCAGACTTTTATGTCAATCCAAAAGCACAGCGTGTCGTGCAAGTTTCTAGTGCTGATAGGCTGGAGCAGATGTTAGACCTGATTAGAGAGGATTTGCCTTAA
- a CDS encoding ABC transporter permease, with the protein MQASIRLKWYQYKRHYFDFLKVLFGIVGFEALILYIQKKGFLENFETTRMTLFLLLFSTSLLILVQTSISISRERSILERDFFSGLSRLSFSIASLLFESINAVIEALVFVLAYLTLAFYFAFDLPEKGSYFQSFLLEVFITVVLVYLSSHFIALLVSVLTGNSEISSVILAVIIGIVQFSLAGTILQLPKAISKFSALTFLSYGHKVFGMSNDLYHLPSVMAKFHIPIEKGQLNQFKASHAAILGDWSMLAIHAVAYALIFMLLLIYRKK; encoded by the coding sequence ATGCAAGCTAGCATACGTCTAAAGTGGTACCAGTATAAGCGACACTACTTTGATTTTTTGAAAGTTTTATTTGGAATTGTAGGATTTGAGGCACTTATCCTTTATATCCAAAAAAAGGGATTCTTAGAAAACTTTGAAACAACGAGAATGACACTTTTCTTGCTTCTTTTTTCAACCAGTCTTCTGATTCTCGTGCAGACCAGTATCAGTATTAGTCGAGAGCGTAGTATCTTGGAGCGTGATTTCTTTTCAGGGTTGAGTCGTCTTAGCTTTTCTATAGCCAGTCTCCTGTTTGAAAGCATTAACGCTGTAATAGAAGCTCTAGTCTTTGTTTTAGCTTATCTGACTTTGGCGTTTTATTTTGCTTTTGACTTGCCAGAAAAGGGAAGTTATTTTCAATCGTTTTTGTTAGAAGTCTTTATTACAGTAGTGCTTGTTTATTTGTCCTCGCATTTTATAGCACTTCTTGTCTCTGTTTTGACAGGAAATAGTGAAATTAGCTCAGTTATTCTGGCGGTTATCATTGGCATTGTTCAGTTTTCACTTGCAGGGACTATCTTACAGCTTCCAAAAGCTATTAGTAAATTTTCTGCTCTTACTTTCTTGAGTTACGGACACAAGGTATTTGGTATGTCTAATGACCTTTATCACCTTCCCTCTGTTATGGCGAAGTTCCATATTCCGATTGAAAAAGGACAACTAAACCAATTTAAAGCGTCACATGCTGCTATACTGGGTGATTGGAGTATGCTTGCTATACATGCTGTGGCGTATGCTCTTATCTTTATGTTGCTGCTAATTTATAGAAAGAAGTGA
- a CDS encoding ECF transporter S component, which translates to MTSSRTRTLTLLAILTALSVVLGRFVMIPTPTGFLTLLDAGIYFTSFYLGSKAGAVVGGLSGFLIDLLAGYPQWIIHSLIAHGAQGYFAGWTGKKRILGLALASIIMVGWYVVGSVVLGQGWGAALASVWGNLAQNFFGMLVGYLTYRVVTRKRLGKN; encoded by the coding sequence ATGACATCTAGCCGTACACGAACATTGACTTTACTTGCTATTCTCACTGCCTTATCGGTTGTTTTAGGACGTTTTGTTATGATACCAACACCGACAGGCTTTCTCACACTTCTTGACGCTGGCATTTACTTTACCAGTTTTTATCTAGGAAGCAAAGCTGGCGCTGTTGTGGGTGGTTTATCTGGCTTTCTGATTGACCTTTTAGCAGGCTATCCTCAATGGATAATCCACAGCCTTATCGCCCACGGTGCGCAGGGTTACTTTGCTGGCTGGACAGGCAAGAAGCGCATTCTTGGCTTAGCTCTTGCCAGCATTATCATGGTGGGCTGGTATGTTGTAGGCTCTGTAGTGCTTGGACAAGGCTGGGGCGCTGCTCTTGCTAGCGTCTGGGGCAATCTCGCTCAAAATTTCTTTGGCATGCTGGTTGGTTATTTAACTTATAGAGTGGTCACAAGAAAGAGGCTGGGCAAAAACTAG
- a CDS encoding Hsp70 family protein, which produces MVSKAVGIDLGTTNSSMAIVIDGKPEIIQLGTNDDRVLRSALYFSTIGGQNRVFYGNDAINRGTEVGKVEYFKQDFKRDMARGIVNETPGSSPIDATILSALLLHQFKKRLKTVSQELGVDDISDAVITVPAYFTSEQRLATKRAGKLAGFNVLRIINEPTAAAISYASSKKISGNILVYDLGGGTFDVTVMNVSQQDYHILATDGDHRLGGIDFDKALVKLIKEKFEQQGLNMTMLTPKEEMQLRYQAEKLKTQLSIDESVFCERSSESGDYGIEITRDEFNSAVSVLVKDTELKMNQTLAASGLTWEAIDHILLVGGATRMPIIRQMVSSVSRKTIHYDLNPDTIVAEGASLIANLLANQTISFSEKRDGFDTNESMIQVQDVTSQGIGLLFKKSPYQRYDFGGDFTNSVIVSRNTPVPYHFEKDLFAVANNQNNFRLRVTEGNYANPINVKVILDQVVNLPSSYQTGDKIGKAIFELSEEQLVVISIVDMKTQAVISRFQANAKMSQQTVEEDLSELQAIFEQYIV; this is translated from the coding sequence ATGGTAAGTAAGGCAGTTGGGATAGATTTGGGAACGACCAACTCGAGTATGGCAATTGTGATTGATGGCAAGCCAGAGATTATTCAACTTGGCACGAACGATGACCGTGTATTGCGCTCGGCACTTTATTTTTCAACTATCGGTGGGCAAAATCGTGTCTTTTATGGTAATGACGCTATTAACCGAGGGACAGAAGTTGGAAAAGTTGAGTACTTTAAGCAAGACTTTAAGCGTGATATGGCACGTGGTATTGTCAATGAGACACCTGGTAGCTCACCTATAGACGCAACGATTTTATCGGCTCTGCTATTACATCAGTTCAAAAAACGTCTCAAAACGGTGTCTCAAGAATTAGGAGTGGATGATATTTCAGATGCAGTCATTACTGTGCCGGCTTACTTCACATCAGAGCAGCGTTTAGCAACGAAACGTGCAGGAAAATTAGCAGGGTTTAATGTTCTTAGAATCATTAATGAACCTACTGCGGCAGCTATTTCTTATGCTAGCAGCAAAAAAATATCAGGTAATATCCTAGTCTATGACTTAGGCGGCGGTACTTTTGATGTCACTGTGATGAATGTATCTCAGCAGGATTATCATATTTTGGCAACTGATGGCGACCATAGATTAGGCGGGATAGATTTTGATAAAGCATTGGTTAAATTAATCAAGGAAAAATTTGAGCAACAAGGGCTCAATATGACCATGCTGACGCCAAAAGAAGAAATGCAGCTGCGCTATCAAGCTGAAAAATTAAAAACACAATTATCAATTGATGAGAGCGTATTTTGTGAGCGTTCTAGTGAATCTGGTGACTACGGCATTGAAATCACACGTGATGAGTTCAATAGTGCGGTAAGTGTTTTGGTTAAAGATACTGAGTTGAAAATGAATCAGACCTTAGCAGCGTCTGGTTTGACTTGGGAAGCTATAGACCATATTTTACTAGTAGGTGGTGCAACACGTATGCCTATTATTCGTCAGATGGTAAGTAGCGTTAGCAGAAAAACTATTCATTATGATCTCAATCCGGACACAATTGTTGCTGAGGGAGCTAGTTTGATTGCAAATTTATTAGCTAATCAAACGATTTCATTCAGTGAAAAACGTGATGGATTTGATACAAACGAATCAATGATACAGGTACAAGATGTGACTTCGCAAGGAATTGGTCTTCTCTTTAAAAAATCACCCTATCAACGCTATGATTTTGGAGGAGATTTCACAAATAGTGTTATCGTATCACGAAATACACCAGTTCCTTATCATTTTGAAAAGGATTTGTTTGCTGTTGCCAATAATCAAAATAATTTTCGATTACGTGTGACAGAAGGCAACTATGCTAATCCAATAAATGTCAAAGTCATTCTTGACCAAGTTGTTAATCTCCCGTCTTCCTATCAAACAGGAGACAAAATAGGAAAAGCGATTTTTGAATTAAGTGAGGAGCAGCTGGTTGTGATTTCGATTGTAGATATGAAGACACAAGCAGTTATCAGTCGTTTCCAAGCTAATGCGAAAATGAGCCAGCAAACTGTCGAGGAAGATTTATCAGAGTTACAGGCAATTTTTGAACAGTATATTGTATGA